One window from the genome of Synechococcus sp. PROS-7-1 encodes:
- a CDS encoding AAA family ATPase yields the protein MTESWSRQLDLLIRSGTPLIWIRSHEEERVEALLAQASQRLGDRLLAQWDFVGGLSGVLSQDNLGARQPMAVLQWLKERSNNDPTLLLLKDVHRFCDDPGIARMLRNLASELRSTPHTLILSCGQWTPPNDLDEALTLLDLPLPREEELRILLSNIARASGSVLEEEVLEELTHACCGLSESRVRHVAAKALAQRGRLSLDDLADVLEEKRLSLARSEVLEFCRTDATPADIGGLETLKHWLDQRHRAFSDEARRFGLPLPRGVLLVGPQGTGKSLTARAIAHSWSMPLLRLDVGRLFSGLVGASEARTRDMILRAEAMAPCVLWIDEIDKGFGQDGRSDGGTSQRVLATVLTWMAEKRSAVFVVATANGVERLPPELLRKGRFDEIFLLDLPSREERCGILALHLQRRRPHLDLPLSTVVDRTESYSGAELEQVVIEAMHLAFAERRELNESDLIKAASQLVPLARTAREQLEALKQWASAGRARPASLRRVTNPDAP from the coding sequence ATGACTGAATCCTGGAGCCGTCAGCTGGATCTCCTAATCCGATCGGGAACCCCTCTGATCTGGATCCGAAGCCATGAAGAGGAGAGGGTTGAGGCCCTCCTGGCCCAGGCCAGCCAACGTCTCGGCGATCGTTTGCTGGCGCAATGGGATTTTGTCGGTGGACTCAGCGGTGTTCTGAGCCAGGACAACCTGGGAGCACGGCAGCCGATGGCTGTTCTGCAGTGGCTGAAGGAACGCTCAAACAACGATCCCACCCTGCTGCTGCTCAAGGATGTGCACCGATTCTGCGATGACCCCGGCATCGCGCGCATGCTGCGCAACCTGGCCAGCGAGTTGCGATCCACCCCGCACACCCTGATCCTGAGCTGCGGCCAGTGGACACCGCCCAACGACCTCGACGAGGCACTCACCCTGCTGGATCTGCCGCTGCCTCGGGAAGAGGAACTGCGGATCCTGTTGAGCAATATCGCCAGAGCCAGTGGGTCCGTCCTCGAAGAGGAGGTGCTGGAAGAGCTCACCCACGCCTGCTGCGGCCTCAGTGAATCCAGGGTGAGGCATGTGGCTGCCAAAGCCTTGGCCCAGCGCGGACGCCTCAGCCTTGATGATCTGGCCGATGTGCTCGAGGAAAAACGCCTGTCCCTGGCACGAAGCGAAGTGCTGGAGTTCTGCCGCACGGATGCCACACCCGCGGATATCGGTGGACTGGAGACCCTGAAGCACTGGCTCGATCAGCGTCATCGCGCCTTCAGCGACGAGGCACGCCGTTTCGGACTCCCCCTGCCGCGGGGTGTGCTGCTGGTCGGTCCGCAGGGAACAGGGAAATCACTGACTGCACGAGCCATTGCCCACAGCTGGTCCATGCCTCTGCTGCGCTTGGATGTGGGCCGCCTGTTCTCAGGGCTGGTTGGGGCCAGCGAGGCACGCACACGCGACATGATCCTGCGCGCCGAAGCGATGGCGCCCTGTGTGCTGTGGATTGATGAAATCGACAAGGGCTTCGGCCAGGACGGCCGCAGCGACGGTGGCACCAGTCAGAGAGTTCTGGCCACGGTTCTCACCTGGATGGCGGAGAAACGCTCCGCCGTGTTCGTGGTGGCCACGGCCAACGGCGTGGAGCGACTGCCACCCGAATTGCTGCGCAAGGGGCGCTTTGACGAGATCTTCCTTCTGGACCTTCCATCCAGAGAGGAGCGATGCGGCATTTTGGCTCTCCATCTCCAGCGCAGACGCCCGCATCTCGATCTGCCCCTGTCCACCGTGGTGGACCGAACAGAGAGCTATTCCGGCGCCGAACTCGAGCAAGTGGTGATCGAAGCGATGCACCTCGCTTTTGCGGAACGCCGCGAACTGAATGAAAGCGACCTGATCAAGGCTGCATCCCAGTTGGTCCCCCTGGCGCGCACCGCTCGGGAACAGCTGGAGGCCCTCAAGCAATGGGCCAGTGCAGGCCGGGCCAGGCCCGCTTCATTGCGGCGCGTAACGAACCCTGACGCGCCGTAA
- a CDS encoding polyribonucleotide nucleotidyltransferase, with protein sequence MQGQTQSISFDGREIRLTTGRYAPQAGGSVMIECGDTSVLVTATRSSGREGIDFLPLICDYEERLYAAGRIPGSFMRREGRPPERATLISRLIDRPMRPLFPSWLRDDLQIVATCMSLDERVPADVLSVTGASMATLLAGIPFYGPMAAVRVGLLGDDFVLNPSYREIERGDLDLVVAGTPEGIVMVEAGANQLPEQDVIEAIDFGYEAVCELIKAQESILKDAGIEQVKPEQPEQDSTLPLYLEKTCTKAIGEVLSQFEQSKADRDSKLDAIRSSTAETIEGLKDSDPVRKLVSTNSKALPTSFKALTKKLMRQQIVKDGKRVDGRTLDQVRPISAAAGVLPKRVHGSGLFQRGLTQVLSTATLGTPSDAQEMDDLNPSTEKTYLHHYNFPPYSVGETKPMRSPGRREIGHGALAERAILPVLPAKDTFPYVVRVVSEVLSSNGSTSMGSVCGSTLALMDAGVPLKAPVSGAAMGLIKEGDEVRILTDIQGIEDFLGDMDFKVAGTDKGITALQMDMKITGLAMGTIAEAINQARPARLHILEKMMEAIDTPRDGLSPHAPRLLSFRIDPELIGTVIGPGGRTIKGITERTNTKIDIEDSGIVTIASHDGAAADEAQKIIEGLTRKVNEGEVFSGAITRIIPIGAFVEILPGKEGMIHISQLSEARVEKVEDVVKVGDEVTVRVREIDNRGRINLTLRGVPQNGEDAEPAPAPTPVAPLN encoded by the coding sequence GTGCAAGGTCAGACACAGTCAATCTCCTTCGACGGTCGGGAGATTCGGCTGACCACGGGGCGCTATGCCCCTCAGGCCGGCGGATCCGTGATGATCGAGTGTGGAGACACCTCGGTGTTGGTCACCGCCACCCGATCCTCAGGCCGTGAAGGCATCGACTTCCTGCCTCTCATCTGCGACTACGAAGAAAGGCTTTACGCCGCAGGACGCATCCCAGGCAGCTTCATGCGTCGGGAGGGTCGCCCCCCCGAGCGAGCCACCCTGATCAGCAGGCTGATCGACCGACCGATGCGGCCGCTCTTCCCCAGCTGGCTCCGCGACGACCTGCAGATCGTCGCAACCTGCATGTCTCTTGATGAGCGCGTACCGGCTGATGTGCTGTCGGTCACCGGCGCGTCCATGGCCACCCTGCTGGCCGGCATCCCGTTCTATGGACCGATGGCGGCCGTGCGCGTCGGCCTGCTCGGCGACGACTTTGTGCTCAATCCCAGCTACCGCGAAATCGAGCGGGGGGATCTGGATCTGGTGGTGGCAGGAACCCCAGAAGGGATCGTGATGGTGGAAGCCGGAGCGAATCAGCTTCCCGAACAGGACGTGATCGAAGCGATCGACTTCGGCTACGAAGCCGTCTGCGAATTGATCAAAGCCCAGGAGTCGATCCTCAAGGACGCAGGGATCGAGCAGGTGAAGCCGGAACAACCCGAACAAGACTCCACCCTGCCGCTGTACCTGGAGAAGACCTGCACCAAGGCGATCGGCGAAGTTCTCAGCCAGTTCGAGCAGAGCAAAGCGGATCGTGACAGCAAGCTAGACGCCATCCGCAGCAGCACTGCAGAAACGATCGAGGGGCTGAAAGACAGCGATCCGGTGCGCAAGCTGGTGTCAACCAACAGCAAAGCGCTCCCCACCAGTTTCAAGGCGCTCACCAAGAAGCTGATGCGCCAGCAGATCGTGAAGGACGGCAAGCGGGTGGACGGCCGCACCCTGGACCAGGTTCGCCCGATCAGTGCTGCCGCTGGGGTGCTTCCCAAACGCGTGCATGGATCAGGCCTGTTCCAGCGCGGCCTGACCCAGGTGCTCTCCACCGCCACCCTGGGCACCCCCAGTGATGCCCAGGAGATGGATGACCTGAATCCCAGCACCGAAAAAACGTATCTGCATCACTACAACTTCCCCCCCTACTCCGTGGGTGAAACCAAGCCGATGCGTTCGCCTGGCCGCAGAGAAATCGGCCATGGTGCGCTCGCTGAGCGCGCCATCCTGCCCGTGCTGCCGGCCAAGGACACCTTCCCCTACGTCGTGCGCGTGGTGAGCGAGGTGTTGAGTTCCAACGGCTCCACATCCATGGGCTCTGTTTGCGGCAGCACCCTGGCCCTGATGGATGCCGGTGTTCCCCTCAAAGCACCCGTGAGTGGTGCCGCCATGGGGCTGATCAAGGAAGGTGATGAGGTGCGGATTCTCACCGACATCCAAGGCATCGAGGATTTCCTCGGCGACATGGACTTCAAGGTGGCCGGAACTGACAAGGGCATCACCGCCCTGCAGATGGACATGAAGATCACCGGGCTGGCGATGGGCACCATTGCCGAGGCCATCAACCAAGCCAGACCGGCACGCCTGCACATCCTCGAGAAGATGATGGAGGCGATCGACACACCGCGTGACGGACTGTCTCCCCATGCGCCACGTCTGCTGAGCTTCCGGATCGACCCGGAACTGATCGGCACCGTGATCGGTCCTGGTGGACGCACCATCAAGGGCATCACCGAACGCACCAACACCAAGATCGACATCGAAGACAGCGGCATCGTGACCATCGCCTCCCACGACGGAGCAGCGGCCGATGAAGCGCAGAAGATCATCGAAGGGCTCACCCGCAAGGTGAACGAAGGCGAGGTCTTCAGTGGTGCGATCACGCGGATTATTCCGATTGGCGCCTTTGTGGAGATCCTTCCCGGCAAGGAGGGCATGATCCACATCTCCCAGCTGTCCGAAGCGCGCGTGGAGAAAGTGGAGGATGTGGTGAAAGTGGGCGACGAAGTCACCGTGCGCGTGCGCGAGATCGACAACCGTGGCCGCATCAACCTCACCCTGCGCGGTGTGCCTCAGAACGGTGAGGACGCCGAACCCGCACCGGCCCCCACACCGGTCGCCCCCCTCAACTGA
- a CDS encoding DUF2808 domain-containing protein yields MTRSLFQFTSRRAGFAAALLAGSIGTAALLPTTAPQAVQAQNTPSLLEFRWDGSKDYKKLYYVQSSTQQLERAEYFFMLRPKDRKTAILKLSITVPSYFNARIQPKNLSLCKMKLGGVLSRSRCKEVLPAVFEVNEKQTAIEVFPDSPIPTGGTYAVVMNIFNPNSQGMYQFNALAQAPGDVPVAGYLGSWLIDID; encoded by the coding sequence ATGACTCGAAGCCTGTTCCAATTCACGTCCCGCCGTGCCGGTTTCGCCGCTGCACTCCTTGCCGGCTCCATCGGCACTGCAGCCCTTCTGCCCACCACTGCGCCCCAAGCCGTGCAGGCCCAGAACACCCCGTCGCTGCTGGAATTCCGCTGGGATGGCTCGAAGGATTACAAGAAGCTCTACTACGTGCAGAGCAGCACGCAGCAACTCGAGCGGGCCGAGTACTTCTTCATGCTGAGACCGAAGGATCGCAAGACCGCCATTCTCAAGCTGAGCATCACGGTTCCGAGCTACTTCAATGCCCGGATCCAGCCGAAGAATCTGTCGCTTTGCAAGATGAAGCTTGGTGGGGTCCTCTCCCGCAGCCGTTGCAAAGAGGTTCTGCCCGCTGTGTTCGAGGTGAACGAGAAGCAAACCGCGATTGAGGTGTTCCCCGATTCCCCGATCCCCACAGGCGGCACCTACGCCGTGGTGATGAATATCTTCAATCCCAACTCCCAGGGCATGTATCAGTTCAATGCGCTGGCCCAGGCCCCTGGCGACGTTCCCGTGGCCGGGTATCTCGGAAGCTGGTTGATCGATATCGATTGA
- the yidC gene encoding membrane protein insertase YidC: protein MIGYISDNLLLPILDFFYGLVPSYGLAIVALTVVIRLALFPLSAGSIRSARRMRIAQPVMQKRQAEIKARFASNPQKQQEELGKLMKEFGSPLAGCLPLLVQMPILFALFATLRGSPFADVPYTLNLKVLPADQIAAVDPKPFTSASHSIFVTETDHVPVIASLPGGTKIGAGENVQIQLQTKSGEPFSKVLSDVENGQSFLPSWSVTKGESVVSVSEDGTIKALAPGDATVEGKIPGLAARSGFLFIKALGQVGFYTEGAINWDIAILVGAFGLSLFISQLLSGMGMPANPQQATANKITPVMITGMFLFFPLPAGVLLYMVIANIFQALQTFLLTREALPDNLQAILDDQMKQQGQTPATATAGGGSQAGRLPFEPKGGSK from the coding sequence GTGATCGGGTACATCTCCGACAATCTGCTCCTCCCGATCCTGGATTTCTTCTACGGATTGGTACCGAGCTACGGACTGGCCATCGTGGCGCTCACGGTCGTCATTCGCCTGGCGCTGTTCCCGCTCAGCGCAGGATCCATTCGCAGCGCCAGGCGCATGCGCATCGCCCAGCCGGTGATGCAGAAGCGCCAGGCAGAAATCAAGGCTCGGTTTGCCAGCAACCCACAAAAGCAGCAGGAAGAGCTGGGAAAACTGATGAAGGAGTTCGGCAGCCCCTTAGCCGGTTGTCTTCCTCTGCTCGTGCAGATGCCGATCCTCTTCGCCCTGTTCGCCACCCTGCGGGGATCACCGTTCGCTGACGTCCCCTACACCCTCAACCTCAAGGTGTTGCCTGCCGACCAGATCGCCGCGGTCGACCCCAAACCCTTCACCAGCGCCAGCCACTCAATCTTCGTGACTGAAACCGATCACGTTCCTGTGATCGCAAGCCTTCCCGGCGGCACCAAGATCGGAGCCGGAGAGAACGTTCAGATCCAGCTCCAAACCAAGAGCGGAGAGCCGTTCAGCAAAGTTCTCAGCGACGTGGAGAACGGTCAGTCTTTCCTTCCCAGCTGGTCCGTGACCAAAGGGGAGTCGGTGGTGTCCGTCTCTGAGGACGGCACCATCAAGGCCTTGGCCCCAGGAGATGCCACGGTTGAGGGCAAGATCCCTGGCCTCGCAGCGCGAAGCGGCTTCCTGTTCATCAAAGCCCTTGGCCAGGTGGGCTTCTACACCGAGGGAGCCATCAATTGGGATATCGCCATCCTCGTGGGGGCCTTCGGCTTGAGCCTCTTCATCTCCCAGCTCCTGTCGGGCATGGGCATGCCAGCCAACCCCCAGCAAGCCACGGCCAACAAGATCACGCCCGTGATGATCACTGGCATGTTTCTCTTCTTCCCACTGCCGGCCGGCGTGTTGCTCTACATGGTGATCGCCAATATCTTCCAGGCCCTTCAGACCTTCCTTCTCACCCGCGAAGCACTGCCCGACAATCTGCAAGCGATCCTGGATGACCAGATGAAGCAGCAGGGCCAGACGCCTGCAACTGCCACAGCCGGCGGCGGATCCCAGGCAGGCCGTCTGCCCTTTGAACCCAAGGGCGGAAGCAAATGA
- a CDS encoding PH domain-containing protein: MTKSIQEDTFYEGGPAKGDLIVNLLLGFTLIGLPFTIGAVVRALWLRFNITSRRVSVSGGWMGRDRSQVVYSQIREVRCVPRGFGAWGDMVLVLADGSRLEMRSLPRFREVETYILERIQSRPTNERPSQAGVDESTSKGFAA, from the coding sequence ATGACGAAGTCCATTCAGGAAGACACCTTCTACGAAGGAGGTCCGGCCAAGGGGGACCTGATCGTCAACCTTCTCCTTGGTTTCACGCTCATCGGACTTCCCTTCACCATCGGCGCTGTGGTGCGAGCCCTCTGGCTGCGCTTCAACATCACCAGCCGCAGAGTTTCCGTCAGCGGAGGCTGGATGGGGCGTGACCGCAGTCAGGTGGTCTACAGCCAGATCCGCGAGGTGCGTTGCGTGCCCAGAGGGTTCGGCGCCTGGGGAGACATGGTGCTGGTGCTCGCTGACGGATCCAGACTCGAAATGCGCTCGCTGCCTCGCTTCCGAGAGGTTGAGACCTACATCCTGGAGCGCATCCAATCGCGTCCCACGAACGAGCGACCCAGCCAGGCTGGTGTTGACGAGTCCACCAGCAAGGGTTTCGCTGCCTGA
- a CDS encoding DUF177 domain-containing protein yields the protein MIPGLEPVALKDLLALGQPKVWEVNGNHDELASLTPIRGRVCAEHRGNILEVEGSLQTIICLRCDRCLGHFNQQLTVDNSELIWLGSDPSEETFGNGIFDAEAPEGLMECLDPRGSFEPERWVFEQLSLQMSVVNRCGDHCPGPPVQTSAAAAPTTPTALKDPRWQALRDLQASMEPSPDQRHD from the coding sequence ATGATTCCCGGCTTGGAGCCGGTGGCCTTGAAAGACCTCCTTGCCCTGGGTCAGCCCAAGGTTTGGGAGGTGAATGGGAACCACGACGAGCTTGCAAGCCTCACACCGATCAGAGGTCGCGTCTGCGCGGAACACCGCGGCAACATCCTTGAGGTTGAGGGATCCCTGCAGACCATCATCTGCCTTCGCTGTGACCGCTGCCTTGGACACTTCAACCAGCAACTCACCGTTGACAACAGCGAACTGATCTGGCTTGGCTCAGATCCCTCAGAGGAAACCTTCGGCAATGGGATCTTCGACGCTGAGGCCCCTGAGGGATTGATGGAATGCTTGGACCCACGGGGCTCGTTCGAGCCTGAGCGCTGGGTATTTGAGCAACTGAGTCTGCAGATGTCGGTGGTCAACCGCTGCGGCGATCACTGCCCAGGTCCTCCCGTGCAGACCAGCGCAGCAGCAGCCCCCACAACGCCAACGGCGCTGAAGGATCCCCGTTGGCAAGCGCTGCGAGACCTTCAAGCATCGATGGAGCCATCACCGGACCAACGGCATGACTGA
- the rpmH gene encoding 50S ribosomal protein L34: MTKRTLGGTSRKRKRVSGFRVRMRSHTGRRVIRTRRKRGRSRLAV; this comes from the coding sequence ATGACCAAGCGAACCCTCGGTGGTACCAGCCGTAAGCGCAAGCGCGTCTCCGGATTCCGCGTGCGCATGCGTTCGCACACCGGCCGCCGCGTGATCCGCACCCGCCGCAAGCGGGGCCGCTCCCGTCTGGCCGTCTGA
- the rseP gene encoding RIP metalloprotease RseP — protein MNVLASLLALGLLIVIHEAGHFLAARLQGIRVNGFSVGFGPALLKTERNGITYALRLLPLGGFVSFPDDDDNDQSIPLDDPDLLRNRPIPQRVLVISAGVLANLLLAWLVLVGHTAAAGVPGDPSPGVMVMTVQDGAPAAQAGLRPGDRILSIDAQSLGSGDAAVRAAVDPIRRSPGQRLELEVQRGEGVRTLRLTPADQQGTGRIGAQLQVAMNGGSRPVRSPFEAISAGSAQFAGLFSRTVSGYASLLTDFGTTAQQVSGPVKIVEMGAQLSSQGGSGLALFLALISINLGVLNALPLPLLDGGQLVFLLLEGLRGRPLPERFQLAVMQSSLLLVLGLSVLLIVRDTSQLAVVRQLMGQ, from the coding sequence ATGAACGTTCTGGCCTCACTGCTCGCTCTGGGGCTGCTGATCGTGATTCATGAGGCAGGTCATTTCCTGGCCGCCCGTCTGCAAGGCATCCGCGTCAACGGCTTTTCCGTGGGCTTCGGTCCAGCGCTGCTGAAAACCGAGCGCAACGGCATCACCTATGCCTTGCGCCTGCTGCCACTCGGCGGCTTCGTGTCGTTTCCAGATGACGACGACAACGACCAATCCATTCCCTTGGACGATCCGGATTTGCTTCGCAACCGTCCAATTCCCCAACGCGTGCTGGTGATCAGTGCCGGGGTGTTGGCGAATTTGCTATTGGCCTGGCTGGTGCTGGTGGGCCATACGGCCGCTGCCGGTGTTCCCGGCGATCCCTCTCCCGGCGTGATGGTGATGACGGTGCAGGACGGCGCTCCTGCAGCCCAGGCCGGGCTCAGGCCAGGGGATCGCATTCTCTCTATCGATGCCCAATCCCTCGGAAGCGGAGATGCCGCTGTTCGGGCGGCCGTCGACCCGATCCGCCGCAGCCCAGGCCAAAGGTTGGAGCTTGAGGTTCAACGCGGTGAGGGCGTGAGAACACTGCGGCTCACCCCCGCTGATCAACAGGGCACCGGGCGGATCGGCGCCCAGTTGCAGGTGGCGATGAACGGTGGCAGTCGTCCGGTGCGGTCTCCCTTTGAAGCGATCAGTGCTGGCAGCGCACAATTTGCAGGTCTGTTCAGCCGCACGGTGTCGGGCTACGCCAGTCTTCTCACCGATTTCGGCACCACAGCTCAGCAGGTCTCCGGGCCTGTGAAGATCGTGGAGATGGGTGCTCAGCTCTCCAGCCAGGGAGGATCCGGCCTGGCCCTGTTCCTGGCCTTGATCTCGATCAATCTTGGCGTCCTCAATGCCCTGCCTCTGCCCCTGCTCGATGGCGGACAACTGGTCTTCCTCCTCTTGGAAGGTCTGCGGGGACGGCCGCTGCCCGAGCGCTTTCAACTCGCGGTGATGCAATCCAGTCTGCTGCTCGTGCTCGGTCTCAGCGTTCTGCTGATCGTGCGTGACACCAGCCAACTGGCGGTGGTGCGCCAGTTGATGGGTCAGTGA
- the serS gene encoding serine--tRNA ligase — MLDQRLVRENPELMARELARRGLTVDLSGLQALAQQQRDREEQRSSLQAEGNRVGKEVGLKIKAGADPKGDEVAELRQQGNAIKQKVAVLEDEERQLAAELKTQLLTFPNLPSPECPDGRDENDNIEIRTWGVPRKQEGLEEHWAIADRLGLLDSERSVRIAQSRFVTLFGQGARLERALINFMLDLHTGKGYREVLPPVLVNSASLTGSGQLPKFAEESFRCADDDLWLTPTAEVPLTSLHRDEIIPLDQLPLRYVAYSPCFRREAGSYGRDTRGLIRLHQFNKVELYWFVHPDHADEAHAAITADAEAVLQALELPYRVLELCTGDLGFSAARTYDLEVWLAGAGAYREISSCSVCGDFQARRSSIRTKDGKATRLVHTLNGSGLAIGRTMAALLENGQKADGSVLLPQALAPYFGSDRLQPE; from the coding sequence GTGCTCGATCAGCGTCTGGTGCGAGAGAACCCTGAGCTGATGGCCAGGGAGCTTGCTCGCCGCGGCTTGACGGTTGATCTGAGCGGCCTTCAGGCCCTCGCCCAACAGCAGCGAGACCGCGAAGAGCAGCGCAGCAGCCTGCAGGCCGAAGGCAACCGCGTGGGCAAAGAGGTTGGCCTCAAGATCAAGGCAGGGGCTGATCCGAAGGGTGATGAAGTCGCTGAACTGCGTCAACAGGGCAATGCGATCAAACAAAAAGTGGCGGTGCTGGAGGACGAGGAACGTCAACTCGCCGCCGAGCTGAAGACTCAGCTGCTCACGTTCCCCAATCTCCCCTCACCCGAGTGTCCAGACGGCCGGGATGAGAACGACAACATCGAGATCCGCACCTGGGGAGTCCCGCGCAAGCAGGAGGGGCTTGAAGAGCACTGGGCCATCGCCGATCGCTTGGGGCTTCTCGACAGTGAGCGCTCGGTGCGGATCGCCCAGAGCCGTTTTGTGACGTTGTTTGGTCAGGGTGCTCGCCTGGAGCGGGCCCTGATCAACTTCATGCTCGACCTCCACACCGGCAAGGGGTACCGCGAAGTATTGCCTCCGGTGCTCGTGAACAGCGCCAGCCTCACCGGCTCAGGGCAGCTCCCCAAATTCGCCGAGGAGAGCTTCCGTTGCGCGGACGATGACCTCTGGCTGACGCCCACGGCGGAGGTGCCGCTGACCTCGCTTCATCGCGATGAAATCATTCCGCTGGATCAACTCCCTTTGCGCTACGTGGCCTACAGCCCCTGCTTCCGTCGGGAAGCGGGCAGCTACGGCCGTGACACCCGGGGCCTGATCCGCCTGCATCAGTTCAACAAAGTTGAGCTGTATTGGTTCGTGCATCCCGACCACGCCGACGAGGCGCATGCGGCGATCACCGCCGATGCGGAAGCTGTTCTCCAGGCGCTCGAGCTGCCCTACCGCGTGCTGGAACTGTGCACGGGTGATCTCGGGTTCTCCGCAGCGCGCACCTACGACCTGGAGGTGTGGCTCGCAGGGGCTGGGGCCTACCGGGAAATTTCCAGCTGCAGCGTCTGCGGCGATTTCCAGGCCCGACGCTCGTCCATCCGCACCAAAGACGGCAAGGCCACCCGCCTCGTGCACACCCTCAACGGCAGCGGCCTGGCCATCGGTCGCACCATGGCCGCCCTGCTGGAAAACGGACAGAAGGCCGATGGAAGCGTTCTCTTGCCGCAAGCGCTCGCGCCTTACTTCGGTTCGGATCGTCTCCAGCCAGAATGA
- the rpsN gene encoding 30S ribosomal protein S14 produces the protein MAKKSMIARDAKRKKMVERFAAKRSALMAAFNAAEDPMKRLEIHRKIQALPRNSAPSRMRNRCWATGKPRGVYRDFGLCRNQLRERAHKGELPGVVKSSW, from the coding sequence ATGGCCAAGAAGTCGATGATCGCTCGCGATGCGAAGCGCAAGAAAATGGTTGAGCGCTTCGCCGCTAAGCGGTCAGCCCTGATGGCCGCCTTCAATGCAGCGGAGGATCCGATGAAGCGTCTGGAAATTCACCGCAAGATTCAGGCTCTGCCCCGCAACAGCGCACCCTCACGCATGAGGAATCGCTGCTGGGCCACCGGCAAGCCCCGTGGTGTGTATCGCGATTTCGGACTGTGCCGCAACCAACTGCGTGAACGCGCCCACAAAGGCGAGCTCCCTGGCGTGGTGAAGTCCAGCTGGTGA
- a CDS encoding 3'(2'),5'-bisphosphate nucleotidase CysQ, producing MMPIAPTLPAGIDQHQLLEALRPLCWGAADILRAYARGEQPPHGFSRALSVEDGGEGPVSAADLAVNQWLLDGLRSAFPDAGWTLLSEETAKEQLTAGQPLAAEWLWILDPLDGTKDFLQGTGEYAVHLALVQGERPVLGVVLLPEADELWFGVVGEGSWCENRAAERSPVRFSDRSHDLVLVASRSHRDDRLERLIDALPLGSSKAVGSVGCKVATILRGEADVYISLSGKSAPKDWDMAAPEAVLLAAGGAFTHADGRLLTYNTGDVRQAGCLIASHGKAHAALEDQAARAMAEIDPGFPV from the coding sequence ATGATGCCGATTGCTCCAACCCTTCCTGCCGGCATCGATCAACACCAACTGCTTGAGGCCCTGCGACCGCTCTGTTGGGGTGCGGCCGATATTCTCCGCGCCTACGCCCGCGGCGAGCAGCCCCCTCACGGTTTTTCCCGCGCTCTCAGCGTTGAAGATGGCGGAGAAGGCCCTGTTTCGGCGGCGGATCTGGCTGTGAATCAATGGCTTCTCGATGGCTTGCGCTCGGCCTTCCCGGATGCCGGGTGGACCTTGCTGAGCGAGGAGACCGCCAAGGAGCAGCTCACGGCGGGCCAGCCCCTCGCCGCTGAGTGGCTCTGGATTCTCGACCCCCTTGATGGCACTAAAGATTTTCTCCAGGGCACGGGGGAATACGCCGTACATCTGGCTCTTGTGCAGGGGGAGCGTCCCGTGCTGGGGGTGGTGCTGCTTCCAGAGGCCGATGAGCTCTGGTTCGGCGTGGTGGGCGAGGGCAGCTGGTGCGAGAACCGTGCTGCCGAGCGCAGCCCCGTGCGCTTCAGTGACCGCAGCCACGATCTAGTGCTCGTCGCCAGCCGCAGCCACCGCGATGATCGCCTGGAGCGCCTGATCGATGCCTTGCCCCTGGGCAGCTCCAAGGCGGTGGGCAGCGTTGGCTGCAAAGTGGCCACGATCCTGCGCGGAGAGGCCGATGTGTACATCTCCCTGTCTGGGAAGAGTGCTCCGAAGGACTGGGATATGGCGGCCCCAGAAGCGGTGTTACTCGCCGCGGGAGGGGCCTTCACCCATGCTGATGGCCGTCTTCTCACCTACAACACCGGCGACGTCCGCCAGGCTGGATGCCTGATCGCCAGCCATGGAAAAGCCCATGCCGCCCTGGAAGATCAGGCGGCACGGGCGATGGCAGAGATTGACCCTGGCTTCCCGGTTTGA
- a CDS encoding ribonuclease P protein component: MVLPASMRLRGHRCFDHLHRRGKRYHGTLMVLRKASSNPKLLRRDATGVSMHAQHQSCRIAVVISGKVHKRAVVRNRLRRLLHDHLRARFEARSEHSDCWLLISLRPGADAEEANLLEECDRLLEEAGLQP; this comes from the coding sequence ATGGTTCTGCCCGCTTCCATGCGTTTGCGTGGCCATCGCTGTTTCGATCACTTGCATAGACGTGGCAAGCGCTACCACGGCACCTTGATGGTGCTGCGTAAGGCATCATCCAATCCCAAGTTGCTGCGTCGCGATGCCACTGGTGTCTCGATGCATGCTCAGCACCAGAGCTGCAGGATTGCAGTGGTGATCAGCGGCAAGGTGCACAAGCGTGCGGTGGTGCGCAATCGCCTCAGGCGGTTGCTGCATGACCATCTTCGAGCGCGCTTCGAAGCGCGCTCCGAGCACAGCGACTGCTGGCTGCTGATCAGTCTTCGGCCCGGTGCTGACGCAGAAGAGGCCAACTTGCTGGAAGAATGCGACAGATTGCTTGAAGAGGCGGGTCTCCAGCCATGA